One Acutalibacter muris DNA window includes the following coding sequences:
- a CDS encoding site-specific integrase has translation MANIQARRNKEGQVISYSIRVYRGRDPQSGKQLTPFSHTWRVPEGWGEKRARREAEKQAVLFERQCRQDLVSGGRQTFAEYAEYVLICKTTMGMKHLTEIHYRQSLKRVLPVLGPMKLCDIKPQHLNLLYQALSSPEARNDNRREEVKPALWKALEERGVMGDLPAKGGGLVSLARLREGKTVKPGTAKRIAEALDIPMGELFTTVYSQRTLSSRTVMNCHMLVSAVLGQAEKEMLIPYNPARRAVLPRRESGADPNYFQEDQVGDILNALEKEPVKWRAAVNLLLASGCRRGELLGLKWDKVDWARKTIRIDCAMHYAADRGLFEGPPKTRDSIRTLVIPEETLELLREHKLLQQEESLSQGSRWKESPYIFTGEHGGPMNPSQLGNWLTRFEKRHGLPHLNPHAFRHTMTSLLLFSGVDSISVSHRLGHSSVATTTNIYGHLMKQAEEQISGRMEEIINRAKNASAEKREES, from the coding sequence ATGGCGAATATACAGGCAAGAAGAAACAAGGAGGGCCAGGTAATATCCTACAGCATCCGGGTTTATAGAGGGCGTGACCCTCAGTCAGGGAAACAGCTGACCCCGTTTTCACACACCTGGCGGGTGCCGGAGGGCTGGGGTGAAAAGCGGGCCAGGAGAGAGGCGGAGAAGCAGGCGGTGCTCTTTGAGCGGCAGTGCAGGCAGGACCTGGTCTCAGGCGGCAGGCAGACCTTTGCGGAGTACGCGGAGTATGTGCTGATCTGCAAGACCACCATGGGCATGAAGCATCTGACGGAGATACACTACCGGCAGAGCCTGAAAAGGGTGCTGCCAGTGCTGGGGCCCATGAAGCTGTGCGATATCAAGCCCCAGCATTTAAACCTGCTGTATCAGGCGCTTTCCTCGCCGGAGGCCAGAAATGATAACAGGAGGGAGGAGGTGAAGCCTGCCCTATGGAAGGCTTTGGAGGAGCGTGGCGTGATGGGCGACCTGCCGGCCAAGGGCGGGGGGCTTGTGAGCCTTGCAAGGCTGAGGGAGGGCAAGACGGTGAAGCCCGGTACGGCAAAACGGATAGCCGAGGCGCTGGACATACCTATGGGCGAGCTGTTCACCACAGTGTACAGCCAGCGCACGCTGAGCTCCCGGACGGTTATGAACTGCCATATGCTGGTGTCGGCGGTACTGGGACAGGCGGAGAAGGAAATGTTGATACCCTATAACCCCGCCAGGCGGGCCGTACTGCCAAGACGGGAATCGGGGGCGGACCCGAACTATTTTCAGGAGGACCAGGTGGGGGATATACTGAACGCTTTAGAGAAGGAGCCGGTGAAGTGGCGGGCGGCGGTTAATCTGCTTTTAGCCTCAGGCTGCCGGAGGGGAGAACTGCTGGGGCTTAAATGGGACAAGGTGGATTGGGCCAGAAAGACCATCAGGATAGACTGCGCCATGCACTATGCCGCAGACAGGGGGCTGTTCGAGGGGCCGCCAAAGACGCGGGATTCCATACGCACACTGGTGATACCCGAGGAGACCCTGGAGCTTCTTCGGGAACATAAGCTTTTACAGCAGGAGGAGAGCCTAAGCCAGGGGTCCAGGTGGAAGGAGTCGCCCTATATCTTTACCGGCGAGCACGGAGGGCCCATGAACCCCTCACAGCTGGGCAACTGGCTGACAAGGTTTGAAAAGCGGCATGGGCTCCCCCATCTAAATCCTCACGCCTTTCGTCATACTATGACAAGTTTGCTGCTTTTCAGCGGTGTGGACAGCATCAGCGTCAGCCACCGCCTGGGGCATTCCAGCGTGGCCACCACCACAAACATCTACGGCCACCTTATGAAGCAGGCCGAGGAGCAGATAAGCGGCAGGATGGAGGAAATCATCAACCGGGCCAAAAACGCCTCTGCGGAGAAAAGGGAGGAGAGTTGA
- a CDS encoding DUF4340 domain-containing protein → MKKTVRNIVVLLIVLLVLGGAVFFLMNLPTDEGGEESSQSSSSDSAERTALFDREDADIESVEVKNGEDEYTIIPTQKDSQLGFTLRGYEDYDFNTSQVSANVRTMLGLSPSKELGSQESLDAFGLGSAGAKVTVNYKDGGSDQLVLGDAAPETTGKYVLKDGEVYIVLGVPDAFYSNKFSYFETSVYVIPSLVDVTVDDEGETSETEAEDKLESLTLSGAHFPETISIKPSSKYLSGYGIAEPITAESGNTKFTDLLTSLKTLTASSVVDAGITEEKLEQYGLSEPDAKLSFSLNGSEHEVAVSAKDSSGMRYMIADENNLVYKVANGTVANWADISLMDLRMSYVWIANIKEVKKLTVTLNGSEVHSFDITREKNEEKSTDTSTEYDITKITDAGGNTIDYEVYQPFYQKLIGMAVFTLDKVSYGGTPAMEIKYEYFNGGSDTVEYYEVSGNRYAALLNGSFNGQVRGTDFDSVVDLLP, encoded by the coding sequence ATGAAAAAGACAGTACGGAATATTGTCGTCCTCCTTATAGTGCTGCTCGTTCTTGGCGGAGCTGTATTCTTTCTTATGAACCTGCCGACGGACGAGGGCGGGGAGGAGAGCTCTCAGTCCAGTAGCTCCGATTCTGCGGAGCGCACGGCCCTGTTTGACAGGGAGGACGCGGATATAGAGTCCGTGGAGGTAAAGAACGGCGAGGATGAATATACCATTATCCCTACCCAGAAGGATTCTCAGCTGGGCTTTACACTGCGGGGCTATGAGGACTACGACTTTAATACAAGCCAGGTGTCCGCCAACGTGCGCACCATGCTTGGCCTGTCGCCGTCCAAGGAGCTGGGCAGCCAGGAGAGCCTGGACGCTTTCGGCCTTGGCAGCGCCGGGGCCAAGGTGACGGTGAACTATAAGGATGGCGGAAGCGACCAGCTGGTGCTGGGCGACGCCGCTCCGGAGACCACGGGAAAATATGTACTAAAGGACGGCGAGGTTTATATCGTCCTGGGTGTGCCGGACGCTTTCTATTCAAATAAGTTCAGCTATTTCGAGACCTCTGTATATGTGATACCGAGCTTGGTGGACGTGACCGTTGACGATGAGGGCGAGACCAGCGAGACCGAGGCCGAGGACAAGCTTGAGAGCTTGACCCTCAGCGGAGCGCATTTCCCCGAGACTATCAGCATAAAACCCAGTTCAAAGTATCTTAGCGGCTATGGAATTGCCGAGCCCATAACGGCAGAGTCAGGGAACACAAAGTTTACAGACCTTCTCACATCGCTGAAGACCCTTACGGCCTCCTCGGTGGTGGACGCGGGCATAACTGAGGAAAAGCTTGAGCAGTACGGACTTTCAGAGCCGGACGCGAAGCTGAGCTTCTCCCTTAACGGCTCAGAGCATGAGGTGGCTGTCAGCGCCAAGGACAGCAGCGGTATGCGGTATATGATTGCGGACGAAAACAACCTGGTGTATAAGGTGGCCAATGGCACTGTGGCAAATTGGGCCGATATCAGCCTGATGGACTTGCGTATGAGCTATGTGTGGATTGCCAATATTAAGGAGGTGAAAAAGCTGACAGTCACCTTAAACGGCAGTGAGGTGCACAGCTTTGACATCACTCGGGAGAAGAACGAGGAGAAGTCCACAGATACCTCAACGGAATATGATATCACCAAGATAACCGACGCCGGTGGAAATACCATCGACTATGAGGTATACCAGCCCTTCTACCAGAAGTTGATTGGTATGGCCGTGTTTACGCTGGATAAAGTATCATACGGCGGCACCCCGGCTATGGAAATAAAGTATGAGTATTTTAACGGCGGTAGCGATACTGTAGAATACTATGAGGTATCCGGCAACCGTTACGCGGCCCTGTTGAACGGCAGCTTTAACGGCCAGGTACGCGGCACGGATTTCGATTCTGTGGTTGACCTGCTGCCATGA
- a CDS encoding S-layer homology domain-containing protein, which translates to MNKSKFLKRSLAALLAILMVATMIPSAFAATTEPDVIKVQNVAVEFSGDSATVSITAPNGTASVIENALKNVTFELRSKNGTSVGILDKDGKQKTVDLTGWPDAPDAKQTINLLSYAVKPEGTYWGDYTGIKLRIIPKTGDPVDYPLTVNVSERSASSNTGIDKIESTRIVDARIEGRDITIVKPVGTTSDKDVLGLKAENFKLAGAGATVDFTVKAHTVSGATQNVIEKVTVTAEDKSTKTYDVHYEIEPIFNTFTLKDIEVVDYSEVEDGITGNEYEGTGKKIVTVKVPFNAFDDLLIPSFTTSEQVIKVTSKAITGGNDSFTHGDGVLFDKYVGTTSGVAVWAYGANNAEANTPPKVTHKNGENFKFDVQTNVSSLYDNDASDANTGEITVKFIPVKNTKAELTGVDVGNANGADTYSQGIVKIDSTNASVIVGEIPNKNLEDTDNNKDNPRVVELTTRDVELHVSTNATVTILNPDGLNEDDSNVISDYKDDTKAAEIYAGTSEPMIKSGDIKNPDGIADNDGIVVLSNVNLRKYHSTPMRILVTSEDGSTNTEYRVNFNGTPEGKAEIKTVTLHGKAGTAAAGTTVVSEQDKEGNIILRVPYDKTVANKIAANTHAWTDLVGLYDKVTVDASVGATTSIMDTFNSANHILISEGTALPTSGMSGSDGTVSVDYGSFGFVLHSSFTLGHGDSAGAATHPADESVTKVGIYMLPPSETANITEITLTEEEELYKVANNDSAKITGVINHNNNTIRLNVPYSFNRDKDGDTIGTGTSLYLYDWEFNGEKLDGENGTAATAKGEFVYDLACLENQTTASHTLEKLVTLKESEITSLANVLKFKPARGTGNVITVWSEEDAAGSATQDYIVYAVRANASDESKLNSVGATAPVSVALDTKVEKLNRFIITVPENYDSAEGVNSASEFELSFADRSAHSTVKNGQTTWVGRGENTAKFKVVNGKLYFKNQPANLTDGRVIHFTVVAEDGTSTGAYEFEIRTTEPNNDATVSSVMVDDTLIFTQEGNNFVVKNLEDDENYDETKLPIIVNTTDPAATVTVDGKEYRFEWGVGSNITVDLSEGKTVPMVVTAADGKTTANYTLSMASSTVTPPDPWTNPFTDVKEGDWYYDAVKYVNQNGLMDGTSATKFSPRVNLTRAQFAQILYNAEGNPDVTWTDKFSDVKEGAWYANAVIWAAENNVLAGYANGTARPNSIVTREDLVSLLWRYAGKPAPTGTTLDFSDASKVSSYAKDALLWAVENKIISGRANGELDPKGNAQRAEAAQMLMQYFSNK; encoded by the coding sequence ATGAACAAAAGCAAGTTCCTGAAGAGATCACTCGCGGCGCTGTTGGCCATACTGATGGTCGCCACGATGATCCCGAGCGCTTTTGCTGCGACAACTGAGCCTGATGTTATCAAGGTTCAGAATGTGGCGGTGGAATTCAGCGGCGACAGCGCCACTGTAAGCATCACCGCCCCCAACGGCACAGCGAGCGTGATCGAAAATGCGCTGAAGAACGTCACGTTCGAGCTGCGCAGCAAAAACGGCACTTCTGTAGGCATCCTGGACAAGGACGGGAAGCAGAAGACCGTTGACCTGACCGGCTGGCCCGACGCGCCCGACGCGAAGCAGACCATAAACCTGCTTTCCTACGCCGTGAAGCCCGAGGGCACCTATTGGGGCGATTACACCGGCATTAAGCTGCGCATAATCCCCAAGACCGGCGACCCCGTTGACTACCCGCTGACCGTCAACGTCAGCGAGCGCAGCGCCAGCAGCAACACCGGCATCGACAAGATCGAGTCCACCCGTATAGTCGACGCCCGCATCGAGGGCCGCGATATCACCATCGTGAAGCCTGTGGGCACGACCAGCGACAAGGACGTTCTTGGCCTGAAGGCGGAGAATTTCAAGCTGGCAGGCGCTGGTGCAACGGTTGACTTCACTGTGAAAGCCCATACTGTGAGCGGCGCCACTCAGAACGTTATCGAAAAGGTGACCGTCACTGCCGAAGATAAGTCCACAAAGACTTACGATGTCCATTACGAGATTGAGCCCATCTTTAATACCTTTACTCTGAAGGACATCGAGGTGGTTGATTACAGCGAAGTTGAGGATGGCATAACCGGCAACGAGTACGAGGGCACAGGCAAAAAAATTGTCACTGTTAAGGTTCCCTTCAATGCTTTCGACGATCTTCTTATCCCCTCCTTTACCACCTCCGAGCAGGTTATCAAGGTGACATCCAAGGCTATCACTGGCGGCAACGACAGCTTCACCCATGGCGATGGCGTGCTGTTTGACAAGTATGTTGGAACAACCAGCGGAGTGGCTGTCTGGGCCTATGGAGCCAACAACGCAGAAGCCAATACGCCCCCGAAGGTAACACACAAAAACGGCGAAAATTTCAAGTTCGACGTTCAGACAAACGTTTCTTCTCTGTATGATAACGATGCAAGTGACGCAAATACAGGCGAAATAACTGTTAAGTTCATACCTGTGAAAAACACCAAGGCTGAGCTGACCGGCGTGGATGTTGGCAATGCAAACGGCGCAGATACTTACAGCCAGGGCATTGTTAAAATTGACAGCACCAACGCCAGCGTTATCGTGGGCGAAATTCCCAACAAGAACCTCGAAGATACTGATAACAACAAGGATAATCCTCGTGTTGTCGAGCTCACCACCCGCGATGTGGAGCTCCATGTTTCCACCAACGCCACTGTCACCATCCTCAATCCCGACGGCCTTAATGAAGACGACAGCAATGTGATTAGTGACTACAAAGATGATACCAAGGCTGCGGAAATCTATGCTGGCACTAGTGAACCCATGATTAAAAGTGGCGATATTAAAAATCCTGATGGCATTGCGGACAATGACGGCATTGTGGTTTTGAGCAATGTTAACCTCCGCAAATACCACAGCACCCCCATGCGCATCCTCGTAACCTCTGAGGACGGCAGCACCAACACCGAGTACCGTGTCAACTTCAATGGTACTCCCGAGGGCAAGGCGGAAATCAAGACCGTAACACTGCACGGCAAGGCTGGTACTGCGGCTGCAGGGACCACCGTTGTCTCTGAGCAGGATAAGGAAGGAAATATAATCCTTCGTGTGCCGTACGACAAAACTGTTGCGAACAAAATAGCCGCGAACACACATGCTTGGACTGACTTGGTGGGCCTCTATGATAAAGTGACTGTTGATGCCAGTGTGGGCGCAACAACTTCAATTATGGATACATTTAATAGCGCTAACCACATATTAATAAGTGAGGGGACTGCTTTGCCGACGTCCGGCATGAGCGGATCTGATGGCACAGTTAGTGTTGATTACGGAAGTTTTGGCTTTGTCCTGCATTCTTCCTTTACATTAGGCCATGGAGATTCAGCTGGTGCTGCAACTCATCCTGCTGATGAGTCCGTGACCAAAGTGGGTATCTATATGCTGCCACCTTCCGAGACTGCCAACATTACCGAGATTACCCTGACCGAAGAGGAAGAGCTGTATAAGGTTGCTAACAACGACAGCGCGAAAATCACTGGAGTTATCAACCACAACAACAACACCATCAGGCTGAATGTTCCCTACAGCTTCAATAGGGACAAGGACGGCGATACTATAGGTACTGGTACTTCTCTGTATCTGTATGATTGGGAGTTTAATGGCGAGAAGCTGGATGGCGAGAATGGCACGGCCGCTACCGCTAAGGGCGAGTTTGTCTATGACCTCGCTTGCTTGGAGAACCAGACTACAGCTTCCCATACCCTGGAAAAGCTCGTGACTCTGAAAGAGAGCGAGATTACTTCTCTCGCAAATGTGTTAAAGTTTAAACCTGCGCGTGGAACTGGAAACGTTATCACAGTATGGAGCGAGGAGGATGCCGCCGGTTCCGCAACTCAGGACTACATCGTTTACGCCGTGCGTGCGAACGCCAGCGATGAGAGCAAGCTGAATAGTGTTGGCGCGACTGCTCCTGTAAGCGTGGCGCTGGACACCAAGGTTGAGAAGCTGAACCGCTTTATCATCACTGTTCCCGAGAACTACGACAGTGCTGAGGGCGTCAACAGCGCTTCCGAGTTCGAGCTGAGCTTTGCTGACCGCAGCGCGCATTCCACCGTTAAGAACGGCCAGACCACTTGGGTCGGCAGGGGCGAGAATACCGCCAAGTTCAAGGTGGTAAACGGCAAGCTGTACTTTAAGAATCAGCCCGCCAACCTGACCGATGGCCGCGTGATCCACTTTACCGTCGTGGCCGAGGATGGCACCAGCACTGGCGCTTATGAGTTTGAGATCCGTACCACCGAGCCCAACAACGATGCTACAGTCAGCAGCGTTATGGTAGACGATACCCTGATCTTCACCCAGGAGGGTAATAACTTCGTGGTGAAGAACCTGGAGGACGACGAGAATTACGATGAGACTAAGCTGCCCATTATTGTCAACACCACCGACCCTGCCGCCACTGTGACCGTTGATGGGAAGGAGTACAGGTTCGAGTGGGGCGTTGGCTCCAATATTACCGTTGACCTGAGCGAGGGCAAGACCGTTCCTATGGTCGTAACCGCTGCCGACGGTAAGACTACCGCCAACTACACCCTGTCCATGGCTTCCAGTACGGTTACCCCGCCTGATCCCTGGACCAACCCCTTCACCGACGTGAAGGAGGGCGACTGGTACTATGACGCTGTGAAGTATGTGAACCAGAACGGCCTGATGGATGGCACTTCTGCCACCAAGTTCAGCCCCCGCGTCAACCTGACCCGTGCTCAGTTTGCTCAGATTCTGTATAACGCAGAGGGCAACCCCGACGTGACCTGGACCGATAAGTTCAGCGACGTGAAGGAGGGTGCTTGGTACGCCAACGCGGTTATCTGGGCCGCCGAGAACAACGTCCTCGCCGGTTACGCCAACGGCACCGCCCGTCCCAACAGCATAGTTACACGCGAGGATCTTGTGAGCCTGCTGTGGCGCTACGCGGGCAAGCCCGCTCCCACCGGCACTACTCTGGACTTCTCCGACGCGAGCAAGGTCAGCAGCTATGCTAAGGACGCCCTGCTCTGGGCCGTTGAGAACAAGATCATAAGCGGCAGAGCTAATGGTGAACTTGACCCCAAGGGCAATGCTCAGAGGGCCGAAGCCGCTCAGATGCTGATGCAGTATTTCAGCAATAAATAA
- a CDS encoding ABC transporter substrate-binding protein, which translates to MKRLLCIMLAILLAVAALAGCSKKEENESSSPSSLSPAPEPEASGPYQVGLVQYTDYAPYDEARTAFLSRLEEWGYGDSRMQVDYQKADGDSAKLEEICKSFVDEEKEVVVAISAPAAEAAKKACEGTETKVVFLGVSDPKESLGIEDDVNPEGNITGVADLITARQALDLAVQVDSSIKTVGILYDSNCPFGTGYVDALKAVCAELEIAVVEGNPAGKDQVAEAMKELCGQVDAVFSPMDSTVSAAAQEAAKAAREAGKPWYAASEDAVAAGALASINIDYTDAGNKAADMAVQLVSGKTVEELAVYAYLNGRVSVNQETMDALALHFPEEVLEKANYIKAQKSEET; encoded by the coding sequence ATGAAAAGGTTATTATGCATAATGCTGGCTATACTGTTGGCGGTTGCCGCTTTGGCGGGATGCTCGAAGAAGGAGGAGAATGAATCCTCGTCCCCCTCCTCCCTCTCCCCCGCGCCGGAGCCGGAGGCCAGCGGGCCCTATCAGGTAGGGCTTGTGCAGTATACGGACTATGCCCCCTATGACGAGGCTCGGACGGCCTTTTTGAGCCGTCTTGAGGAGTGGGGTTATGGGGACAGCCGAATGCAGGTGGATTACCAGAAGGCGGACGGCGATTCCGCGAAGCTGGAGGAAATATGTAAAAGCTTTGTTGACGAGGAAAAGGAGGTTGTGGTCGCCATATCCGCTCCGGCGGCGGAGGCAGCTAAAAAGGCCTGCGAGGGGACAGAGACAAAGGTGGTGTTCCTGGGAGTGTCAGACCCCAAGGAGAGTCTGGGGATAGAGGACGACGTGAACCCGGAGGGAAATATTACAGGCGTGGCCGACCTGATCACGGCCCGGCAGGCTCTTGATCTGGCGGTGCAGGTGGACAGTTCTATAAAGACAGTAGGAATCTTATACGACTCTAACTGTCCGTTCGGCACAGGCTATGTTGACGCTCTTAAAGCGGTATGTGCAGAACTTGAGATAGCCGTAGTAGAGGGCAATCCCGCCGGTAAGGATCAGGTGGCGGAGGCCATGAAGGAACTCTGCGGCCAAGTGGACGCGGTGTTCTCCCCCATGGACAGCACGGTGTCGGCCGCCGCGCAGGAGGCCGCTAAGGCTGCCCGGGAAGCGGGAAAGCCGTGGTACGCTGCCAGCGAGGACGCAGTTGCCGCCGGGGCTTTGGCCAGCATAAATATCGACTATACCGATGCCGGCAATAAGGCGGCGGATATGGCCGTACAGCTGGTGTCCGGGAAAACCGTGGAGGAACTGGCGGTATACGCCTATCTAAACGGCCGTGTAAGTGTGAACCAAGAGACCATGGACGCGCTGGCGCTGCATTTCCCGGAGGAGGTGCTGGAGAAGGCTAACTATATCAAAGCACAAAAATCGGAGGAGACCTAA